The Streptomyces fungicidicus nucleotide sequence CCTCGGACGGCACCACACGGTCGCCGGTGTTGGTCATGAACAGCTTCTGGACCTCGTAGTTGGCCGAGCCCCAGGAAGCGCGGTTGTTGAACCAGATCATGTCCGGACGCCACTGGACGTAGTCCTCGTTGGCGAGCAGCGGCGCGTATGAGGCCAGCTCGACCACTTCGGCGTTGCGTTCCAGGCCGGTCATGAAGGCGGCCTCGGCGAGGCCGTTCTTCCAGGCGTTGCCCTGGGAGGCGTACTCGCCCAGGAAGACCTTGGGGCCGTTCCTGTCGTACGAGTCGTAGCGGTCGTTGTTCTGCAGGAACCACTGCGGGCTGTTGTAGTAGTGCTCGTCGACCATGTCGACCTCGCCCTCGCGGTTGAGCTGCCAGGCGGTCTCGAAGGTCGTGCCGGAGTCGTCGGGGCCGGAGTTGGAGACGACCGTGATGTCCGGGTACTTCGCCTCGATGGCGGCCCGGAACCGCTGGAAGCGGGCGAAGAACTCTCGGGGGAGGTTCTCCTCGTTGCCGACCCCGATGTGGGTGAGGCCGAAGGGCTTGGGGTGGCCCATCCGGGCGCGCACCTTGCCCCAGGTGGAGCCGGCCGGTCCGTTGGCGAACTCGATCAGGTCCAGGGTGTCCTGGATGTGCCGCTTGAGCAGTGCCTCGTCGTCGGTGGCCCGGTTCTGCCCGCAGCCGGTGACCAGCGCGGGGACGACGGGCAGCGGCATCGCGCCGACGTCCTCGGCGAAGCGGAAGTACTCGTAGTAGCCGAGGCCGTAACTCTGGTTGTAACCCCAGAAGTTGGCGTTGGTGGCGCGTTCCTCGACCGGGCCCACCGTGTCCTTCCACTGGTAGGAGCGCTTGCGCTGCCAGCCGGAGGCCTCGCTGTAGTCCTGCATGGAGCCGGTGTTGACCAGGCAGCCGCCGGGGAAGCGGACGAAGCCGGGCTTCAGGGCGGCGATCTTCTCGGCGAGGTCCTTGCGGAGGCCGTTCGGCTGGTTCTTGTAGGTGTCGCGCGGGAACAGCGACACCATGTCGAGGGCCGCCGGCCCGGAGGAGGCGACGGCGAGCCGGCCGCGGTTGCTGGTGCGGGAGGCGGTGAAGGAGGCCCGGTACGCGGCCCAGTCGCCCTTGACGGCCACCCGGCGGACGGTCGCGAGCTCACCGGCGGCGTCCTTGAGCGTGACGGTGAGGGTGGTGGCGCTCTCCGCGCGGGCCCACACCGAGAAGTCGTACCGCTTGCCCTGCTCCACCCGGACGCCGGTGTTGTAGCCGGCGTTGGTGACCGACGAACCGGCGCCCAGGGACAGGTAGTTGCGATTGCGTTCGTTGAGCCGGCCTGAGTCGTTCAGCACCTCGGCCGTGCCGCCCACCGTCCAGGAGGTCAGCGGCGTGTAGGAGCCGTTGTCGGCGGTGGAGTACTCGAAGGACCGGTTCTGCACGAGTTCGGCGTAGAGACCGCCGTCGGCGGCCCGGTTGATGTCCTCGAAGAAGACGCCGTACATCGTGTCCTCGATCGCCGCGCCCCTGGCGTCCGGGTCGACGGTGATCGTGTAGTCGTTGGTGTCCTCGGCGTGCGCGGGGGCCGGGACGAGGGCGGCGGCCGTCAGGAGCGCGGTGGCGGTGAGACCGAGTCTGAGGCGGGCGCGGTGGTGCGCGGTGCGTGACATGGATACTCAGCGGCTCTCTCTAGGAGTGGGGTGACTCTAGGAGTGTTCGACATATCGGCCAATGGTCAGCACTTCGAACGGCAAGATAGGGAGGAGGCAGGGGCACGTCAATGGAGCGTGCGACACCGACGACCACGCGGGAACGAGGCGGGATGGGCGGGTTCTGGCCGGTACCCGACGTACTGGACTACCTGAGCGGCCGGTGGCGGGCGGAGCGGACCGTGCGCGACCTGGCGGGCGGCGACCGGGGGCGCTTCGAGGGGACGGTCGTTTTCGGCCCGCTGGAGGGCGGCGGTCTGCTGCAGCGGGAGTCCGGCGACTTCACCTGGCGGGGCGTCACCCGGCCGGCCGAGCGGACCCTGCGCTTCCTGCCCGGCCCGGGCGGGACCGCGGACGTACGGTTCGCGGACGGCCGCCCGTTCCACGCCCTCGACCTCACCACCGGCCGGTACGTCGCGGACCACCCCTGCTCCGCCGACCTCTACCGGGGCGAGTTCACCGCCCGCGACGCGGACCACTGGCGGACCCTCTGGCGGGTCCGCGGCCCCACGAAGGACCTGGAGCTCACCACGGACTACGCACGCGCGGACTGAGCGAACACGCCTTCGAGGCGCAGCTTCCAGCGGCCCGCCCGGCCGGCCACACCGACCGTCGACAACGGCCGCACGTCGATGTTCCAGTACGCGGCGGGGGGCGCCTTGAGCACATACAGCAGGGCCGCGCGGATCACGGACGGCTCGGCCACGGCCACGACCCGGCAGTTCTCCTCGGCCGGCCGGGTGTCCAGCCAGCCGCCGACCCGGCCGATGAAGTCGAGCAGCGACTCGCCGCCGTGCGCAGTGGACCTCGGGTCGGCGAGCCAGGCGTCCACCGCCTGCGGCTCCCGCGCCATCGCCTCGCCCAGGGTCAGCCCCCGCCAGCGGCCCATGTCGCATTCCCGCAGGGCCAGTTGCACCAGCGGGGCGTACCCGAGGCCCTCCCCGGTGGCGCGGCTGCGCGGGGCCGGGGAGCAGTAGCGCAGATCGGCCGCGGCGAGCGGCAGCAGCTCGTGCGCGGCCCGCTGCACCTCGCTCCAGCCGGCCTGGTCCAGCGGCCGGACGTCCTCGAAACGTTCGGCGAGCACCGAGGAGCTCCCCGCGGCGGCGACGAACGTGACCCGAAGTGCCATGCCGCGATCGTGAGTCGCCGGGGTGCCCGGGTCAAGGGGTGTCACCGAGACGTCACTTACGGTGCATCCGGTCTTACCGGCTGGTAAGGACGCGCCGGACAAGTGCCCCGGAAACACCGCCCGGGACGGGTCACTCGGAGACGAGCACCATCCACTGGTCGGGCCGCTCCAGCGGTCCGAAGCCGAGCTTGGCGTAGACGCCGTGGGCGTCGTGCGTGGCCAGCATGATCCGCTTCAGCCCGCAGGGCCGCAGCTCGTCCCGTACGGCCGCCACCAGCGCCGTGCCGACGCCCTTGCCGCGTACCGACGGGTCGACGTACACGTCGCACAGCCAGGCGAAGGTCGCCCGGTCGGTGATGACCCGGGCGTACGCCACCTGCTCCCCCGAGAGCGTGTCGTACACGCCGAAGTTGAGCGACCCCTCGATCGCGAGGTCCTGCTTCTCGCGGGAGCGGCCCATCGCCCAGTAGGCGTCGGTGGACAGCCACCGGTGCACGCGCCCGGCGTCGATGCGGGCGGGGTCGGTGGAGATCTCGTAGCCCTCGGGCAGGCGCGGGGTGTCGGTCATGGCCGGATGCTCCCAGGTCGGGCGGGGCGGCGTCGAACCCTTTGTCCCCGGTGTCACAGCACCTCGTCGCAGGCGGTGCGCAGGCGGCGCACCCCCTCGGCGATCTCGTCGGCGCCCGCCACCGCCGCGAAGCTCAGCCGGAGGTGGCCGGCCGGGGGCTCGGCGCTGAAGTAGGGGCGGCCGGGGGTGACGGCGACGCCCGCCCGCAGCGCGGCGGCGGTCAGGGCGGGCTCGGGCGCGCCGGCGGGCAGCCGCGGCCAGAGGTGGTAGCCGCCGGACGGGACGTACGGCAGGTGGAGTTCGGGCAGGTGCAGGCGGAGCGCGGCGGTCATCGCGTCCCGGCGGGACCGCAGCGCGGCCGAGATCGCGCGCAGATGGCGTGGCCAGGCGGGCGAGCCGACGAGTTCCAGGGTGGCCTCCTGCAGCGGCCGGGGGACGAAGAAGGTGTCGACGATCTGGATGGCCCGCAGCCGTTCGAGCACCGGGCCGTGCGCGGCGAGCGCGCTCACCCGGAAGCTGGGCGAGGTCGCCTTGGTCAGCGAGCAGACGTGCACCACCACCCCGTCGGGGTCGTCGGCGGCGAGCGGGCGGGGCAGCGGGCCCGCGTCCTCGTGCACCAGCCGCCGCACGAAGTCGTCCTCGATCACGAACGCGCCGGCCTCGCGGGCGATGCGCAGCACCTCCCCGCGCCGCTCGGGGGCGAGCACGGCGCCGGTGGGGTTCTGGAACAGCGGCTGGCAGACGAAGACCCGGGCGCCGGTCGCCCGGAACGCGTCGGCGAGCAGCGCGGGCCGTACGCCGTCCGCGTCGACCGGGACGGGCACCGGGCGCAGTCCGGCCGCCCGGGCGATGGCCAGCATGCCGGGGTAGGTGGGCGACTCGACGAGGACGGGGGCGCCCGGCGGGGCGAGCGCGCGCAGGGCGGTGGTCAGCGCGGACTGTCCGCCCGAGGTGACCAGCACGCCCGCCGCCGTGACCGGCCCGCCGATGCTGCGGGCGAACCACTCGCGCAGCTCCGGCAGCCCCTCCATGGGCGGCCGTCCCCAGGCGCCGGGTCTGCGCCCGGCCCGGGAGAGCGCCGCCGCCATCGCCCGCTCCGGCTGCAGGGTGGGGTGCAGATAGCCGCCGTTGAACTCGATCACCCCGGGCGGCGGCGCGGCCAGCGAGACAAGCACCCCGGAGGCGTCCACCGAGCGCGGCACCAGGTCGGCGGCGCCGTCCGCGCTGAGAGTGACCTCCTGCCACGAGGTGTCCCCGGCGGGAGCGGCCGTGGTCCGCGGCCGGGCACGGAAGGCGCCGGCGCCGGGCCGGGTGACCACCAGCCCCTCGGCGGCCAGCCGCGCCAGCGCGCGGGAGACGGTCACCGGGCTCACCCGGAACCGCTCCACCAGGACTCTGCTGGACGGCAGCTTTCCACCGGGAGAGTAGCGGTCGAGCTCCCGTCGCAGCTGTTCCGCCAGTTCACCGACACTGCTACGCTCATGCATGAGAGCACAGAGTAGCGCTACTGCCGCGCCGCCGATAGCGGTCACCGGCCCCCGGGACCACCGCGGTCTCGGCACCCTGCAGGCCGCCCTCGGCGTGGTCGCCTTCTCCCTGACCTTCCCCGCCACCGCCTGGGGTCTCGAAGGCTTCGGGCCCTGGTCGCTGGTGGCCGTGCGCAGTGTGCTCGCGGCGTTCATCGCGGGCGGCTGTCTGCTGGCCCTCCGTGTGCCCCCGCCGGCCCGGCGGCACTGGCCGGGGCTCGCGGTGGTCGGCGCGGGGGTGGTCCTCGGCTTCCCGATGCTGACCACCCTGGCGCTGCAGACCTCGACCACCGCGCACGCGGCCGTCGTGGTGGGCCTGCTGCCGCTGACCACGGCGCTGCTGTCGGCCCTGCGGGTGGGCTCCCGGCCCTCACGCGTCTTCTGGCTGGCGGCACTCGCCGGGGCCGCCGCGGTGCTGGGGTTCACCGTGCAGCAGAGCGGGGGCGCGCTGACCACGGCCGACCTGTACCTCTTCGGTGCGCTCCTGGTGTGCGCGGCCGGCTACACCGAGGGCGGCAGGCTGGCCCGGGTGATGCCGGGGTGGCAGGTGATCGGCTGGGCGCTGGTCATGTGCCTGCCGCTCACGCTGCCGGTCGCCGCGGTCGCGCTGAGCGCCGAACCGGTGCGGCTGACCGCGCACAGCGTCGCCGGCCTGCTGTGGGTGGCGGCGGGTTCGCAGTTCCTCGGGCTGATCGTCTGGTACCGGGGCATGGCGGCCATCGGCATCCCGAAGGCCAGCCAGTTGCAGCTGGCCCAGCCGCTGCTCACACTGGTGTGGTCGGTGCTGCTGCTGAACGAACGGCTGACGGTGGCCGCCCCGCTGACGGCCGCGGCGGTGCTCGTGTGCATCGCCGTCACCCAGCGGGCACGCGGCTGAGAGGAGGCCCCGATGCGCGCAACCAAGGGTGACCAGCTTGTCCAGCACGGCAGGGTGGTCGGCCAGCACGACAAGGTCGGAGAGATCGTCGAAGTGATGGGCGAGAAGGGGAACCCGCCCTACCGCGTCCGCTTCGAGGACGGACACGAGGGCGTGTGCTCCCCCGGCCCCGACACCGAGATCCGCCACACGACCCCACACCCGCAGCACTAGGGCCTGTCGCGAGAACGCGGTGCCACCGCGGGCCGGCGGTAGTGGTCCGCGGTCACCCTCGCCATCGCTCCGGCCGGATCCGCCGTCACCTCGCGGGCGGCGAAGAAGACGTGCCCGCGGCCTCCGGGGTCTCTCGCCGCCAGGGTGAGGTGGCGGGACAGCTCGGCCGGGTCCCGCCAGGCCGCGGGCTGCGCGGGATCGCCCGCCTTGTACAGGGCCTCCCCCGCGTACAGCTGTGTCCCGGAGCCCCGGACGACCTCCGCCCACCAGGGGAGCAGCTTCGCGTAGTCGGCGGCGGCGAAACCGATGTTCCAGTAGAGCTGGGGGCAGATGTAGTCGATCCAGTTCTCCCTGGCCCATCGGCGGGTGTCCGCGTACAGGTCGTCGTAGGTCTGCACGCCCGCGGACGTGTCCGAGCCCCGGGCGTCCACGTCGGCGTTGCGCCACACTCCGAAGGGGCTGATGCCGAAGCGGGTGCCGGGCCGGATCTCCCTGATCCCGGCGGCCGTCTCGCGCACCAGCCGGTCGACGTTGTCCCGTCGCCAGGCCGCCCGGTCCGGGAAGCCGCCGCCGTGGGTGTCGTGGGCGAGGTCGTCGTCGAAGGTCTGCCCGGCCACCGGATACGGATAGAAGTAGTCGTCGAAGTGGACCGCGTCCACGGGGTAGCGGCGCACCGCGTCGAGCATCGCCTCCCGCACGAAGGCGCGGACCTCGGGCAGCCCCGGGTTGTAGTAGAGCCTGCCGCCGTACGGGACGACCCAGCCGGGGTTGCGGCGGGCCGGGTGGGAGGCGGCTAGCCGTGCGGGGTCGGCGTGCATGGCCACGCGGTACGGGTTGAACCAGGCGTGCAGCTCCAGACCGCGGGCGTGCGCCTCCTCGACGGCGGTGCCGAGCGGGTCCCAGCCGGGATCCCGGCCCTGGGTCCCGGTGAGGTACTGCGACCAGGGCTCGTGCGGCGAGGGCCACAGCGCGTCGGCCGTGGGCCGCACCTGGAAGACGACGGTGTTGAGCCCGGCGCGCACGGCGGCGTCGAGGTGGGCGAGCAGCTCGGCCCGCTGCCGGTCGGCGCCGAGCCCCGGCCGGGAGGGCCAGTCCCGGTTGGTGACGGTGGCCACCCACATGCCCCGCATCTCGCCGGTCGCCGCGCCGCCCCGGCCGGGACCTCCGGGCGCCCCCGAGAGGTCCCGGGGCGCGGCAGACGCCCGTGGTGTCGCGGCAAGCGCGGACAGCGCCGCCGTGGCGAACACCCTGCGTGACACCCGTCCCATCGCGCCCCCTCGCACGCCGTCCGGCCACCCGGCGGGCCGCCTTCTGGCGCCCAGGATGCCCCACCCCCACGATCGATCATCGATACTTCGGAGTAACGTGCACGAACGGAGCAGGCACCGGGACCCGGCAA carries:
- a CDS encoding alpha-L-arabinofuranosidase C-terminal domain-containing protein encodes the protein MSRTAHHRARLRLGLTATALLTAAALVPAPAHAEDTNDYTITVDPDARGAAIEDTMYGVFFEDINRAADGGLYAELVQNRSFEYSTADNGSYTPLTSWTVGGTAEVLNDSGRLNERNRNYLSLGAGSSVTNAGYNTGVRVEQGKRYDFSVWARAESATTLTVTLKDAAGELATVRRVAVKGDWAAYRASFTASRTSNRGRLAVASSGPAALDMVSLFPRDTYKNQPNGLRKDLAEKIAALKPGFVRFPGGCLVNTGSMQDYSEASGWQRKRSYQWKDTVGPVEERATNANFWGYNQSYGLGYYEYFRFAEDVGAMPLPVVPALVTGCGQNRATDDEALLKRHIQDTLDLIEFANGPAGSTWGKVRARMGHPKPFGLTHIGVGNEENLPREFFARFQRFRAAIEAKYPDITVVSNSGPDDSGTTFETAWQLNREGEVDMVDEHYYNSPQWFLQNNDRYDSYDRNGPKVFLGEYASQGNAWKNGLAEAAFMTGLERNAEVVELASYAPLLANEDYVQWRPDMIWFNNRASWGSANYEVQKLFMTNTGDRVVPSEASGTPDVSGPIAGAVGLSTWATSAAYDDVRVTSADGASLLSDDFSGDASRWTHSGGGSWSVRDGEYVQTDEAAENTLVTAGDPAWKDYDLHVRATKKAGKEGFLVAFGVKDTGNYYWWNLGGWNNTRSAVEQAVDGGKSTLVSKAGSIETGRAYDIDVKVRGRQVTLYLDGQEWGGFTDDKPAEPFRQVVTEDDRTGDLIVKVVNAQPAEARTAVDLGGAEVASRARVTTLAADADAVNTETDTPVTPVTSTLRGVSDRFTYTFPAHSVTFLRIARR
- a CDS encoding DUF6314 family protein, which encodes MGGFWPVPDVLDYLSGRWRAERTVRDLAGGDRGRFEGTVVFGPLEGGGLLQRESGDFTWRGVTRPAERTLRFLPGPGGTADVRFADGRPFHALDLTTGRYVADHPCSADLYRGEFTARDADHWRTLWRVRGPTKDLELTTDYARAD
- a CDS encoding histidine phosphatase family protein yields the protein MALRVTFVAAAGSSSVLAERFEDVRPLDQAGWSEVQRAAHELLPLAAADLRYCSPAPRSRATGEGLGYAPLVQLALRECDMGRWRGLTLGEAMAREPQAVDAWLADPRSTAHGGESLLDFIGRVGGWLDTRPAEENCRVVAVAEPSVIRAALLYVLKAPPAAYWNIDVRPLSTVGVAGRAGRWKLRLEGVFAQSARA
- a CDS encoding GNAT family N-acetyltransferase; its protein translation is MTDTPRLPEGYEISTDPARIDAGRVHRWLSTDAYWAMGRSREKQDLAIEGSLNFGVYDTLSGEQVAYARVITDRATFAWLCDVYVDPSVRGKGVGTALVAAVRDELRPCGLKRIMLATHDAHGVYAKLGFGPLERPDQWMVLVSE
- a CDS encoding aminotransferase-like domain-containing protein; the encoded protein is MHERSSVGELAEQLRRELDRYSPGGKLPSSRVLVERFRVSPVTVSRALARLAAEGLVVTRPGAGAFRARPRTTAAPAGDTSWQEVTLSADGAADLVPRSVDASGVLVSLAAPPPGVIEFNGGYLHPTLQPERAMAAALSRAGRRPGAWGRPPMEGLPELREWFARSIGGPVTAAGVLVTSGGQSALTTALRALAPPGAPVLVESPTYPGMLAIARAAGLRPVPVPVDADGVRPALLADAFRATGARVFVCQPLFQNPTGAVLAPERRGEVLRIAREAGAFVIEDDFVRRLVHEDAGPLPRPLAADDPDGVVVHVCSLTKATSPSFRVSALAAHGPVLERLRAIQIVDTFFVPRPLQEATLELVGSPAWPRHLRAISAALRSRRDAMTAALRLHLPELHLPYVPSGGYHLWPRLPAGAPEPALTAAALRAGVAVTPGRPYFSAEPPAGHLRLSFAAVAGADEIAEGVRRLRTACDEVL
- a CDS encoding DMT family transporter yields the protein MRAQSSATAAPPIAVTGPRDHRGLGTLQAALGVVAFSLTFPATAWGLEGFGPWSLVAVRSVLAAFIAGGCLLALRVPPPARRHWPGLAVVGAGVVLGFPMLTTLALQTSTTAHAAVVVGLLPLTTALLSALRVGSRPSRVFWLAALAGAAAVLGFTVQQSGGALTTADLYLFGALLVCAAGYTEGGRLARVMPGWQVIGWALVMCLPLTLPVAAVALSAEPVRLTAHSVAGLLWVAAGSQFLGLIVWYRGMAAIGIPKASQLQLAQPLLTLVWSVLLLNERLTVAAPLTAAAVLVCIAVTQRARG
- a CDS encoding DUF1918 domain-containing protein encodes the protein MRATKGDQLVQHGRVVGQHDKVGEIVEVMGEKGNPPYRVRFEDGHEGVCSPGPDTEIRHTTPHPQH
- a CDS encoding glycoside hydrolase family 10 protein, with the protein product MGRVSRRVFATAALSALAATPRASAAPRDLSGAPGGPGRGGAATGEMRGMWVATVTNRDWPSRPGLGADRQRAELLAHLDAAVRAGLNTVVFQVRPTADALWPSPHEPWSQYLTGTQGRDPGWDPLGTAVEEAHARGLELHAWFNPYRVAMHADPARLAASHPARRNPGWVVPYGGRLYYNPGLPEVRAFVREAMLDAVRRYPVDAVHFDDYFYPYPVAGQTFDDDLAHDTHGGGFPDRAAWRRDNVDRLVRETAAGIREIRPGTRFGISPFGVWRNADVDARGSDTSAGVQTYDDLYADTRRWARENWIDYICPQLYWNIGFAAADYAKLLPWWAEVVRGSGTQLYAGEALYKAGDPAQPAAWRDPAELSRHLTLAARDPGGRGHVFFAAREVTADPAGAMARVTADHYRRPAVAPRSRDRP